A window from Natronorubrum aibiense encodes these proteins:
- a CDS encoding aminotransferase family protein, which produces MESNESVLDLDYKSSESRNIPHWHNPENESIPIIEGSGATVTDANGDSFLDFVASLYCVNAGHDNKRIIEAITKQLERIPYVSSGKENDARAELASELAAVAPEPLTDVLFSVSGSEANELAIQFARESQDAPKVLTRWQSYHGSTYGAATLTGDPSTRNTVEAHAATTGSGKFLPPLPEVFDAEGSELAEKAANHLEFVVKNEGPDSIAAIMMEPVAGSSGGYPTPSGYFERVREICDKYNILLIADEVITGFGRCGKMFAMQTESVDPDMITFAKGVTGSYIPLGGVLMREELGDRIRDGGTLTGQTFAGHPVACAAGIAAIQEYQNELIENVQSLAPVLQDELTALKEKHDVITDVRGRGFLWGIVVKDPESSEPFANSWVDADSENPVADVAEEAKKNGLLVGVGRPDYQLLISPPLCIEEADIANAIEALDEAFINVFE; this is translated from the coding sequence ATGGAATCCAATGAATCTGTCCTTGACTTGGACTACAAATCAAGCGAATCGAGGAATATTCCACACTGGCACAATCCGGAGAACGAATCCATACCAATAATCGAAGGGAGTGGAGCCACTGTAACCGATGCTAACGGAGACTCATTCCTAGATTTTGTTGCATCGCTCTACTGTGTCAATGCTGGGCACGACAACAAACGGATCATCGAGGCAATCACAAAACAACTTGAGAGAATTCCATACGTCTCTTCGGGTAAAGAGAACGATGCCCGAGCAGAATTAGCTTCCGAACTCGCAGCGGTAGCGCCCGAACCGCTCACAGACGTCCTCTTCTCCGTCTCTGGAAGTGAAGCAAATGAACTGGCGATCCAGTTCGCCCGCGAAAGTCAAGATGCGCCGAAGGTCTTGACCCGATGGCAGTCGTATCACGGCAGTACGTATGGCGCAGCAACTCTTACTGGCGACCCAAGCACTCGAAATACGGTCGAAGCACATGCAGCGACGACTGGCAGCGGCAAATTCTTGCCCCCATTGCCTGAAGTATTTGATGCTGAGGGAAGTGAACTCGCGGAAAAAGCAGCAAATCATCTCGAGTTTGTCGTCAAAAATGAGGGACCGGATTCCATCGCCGCGATTATGATGGAACCAGTCGCTGGATCAAGTGGCGGCTACCCAACGCCGTCAGGATACTTCGAGAGAGTCCGAGAGATCTGTGATAAGTATAACATCCTTCTCATCGCCGATGAGGTAATAACCGGATTCGGCCGTTGTGGGAAAATGTTTGCCATGCAAACTGAAAGCGTCGATCCAGATATGATTACGTTCGCAAAAGGTGTAACTGGGTCGTACATTCCGCTTGGCGGTGTCCTCATGCGCGAGGAACTTGGCGATCGCATACGAGACGGTGGGACATTGACTGGGCAGACGTTCGCTGGGCACCCGGTAGCGTGTGCCGCCGGAATTGCCGCGATTCAAGAGTACCAGAACGAGCTCATAGAGAACGTCCAGTCACTAGCGCCCGTACTTCAGGATGAACTCACAGCACTCAAAGAAAAACACGACGTCATTACCGACGTTCGCGGCCGTGGATTCCTTTGGGGAATCGTTGTCAAAGACCCTGAAAGCAGCGAACCTTTCGCAAACTCGTGGGTAGACGCTGACAGCGAGAATCCCGTGGCTGATGTTGCTGAAGAGGCTAAGAAAAATGGACTTCTAGTCGGCGTCGGTCGGCCGGACTATCAACTCCTTATTTCACCGCCACTATGTATCGAAGAGGCAGACATCGCGAATGCAATCGAGGCTCTCGACGAGGCATTCATAAACGTCTTCGAATAG
- a CDS encoding type 1 glutamine amidotransferase codes for MILVLDDEVRPKYRYLGPEIAHFIDESEYHVYAEDRDHPPIEDYDGIVISGSTASVYEEGYPWFEAQMELVKKCLDHQVPLLGVCFGHQLINFALGGEVIEDRRRATFVEMTTVESTDPVLEGIESIVPVLHSDLVVEPGAEMEVIAETDYNEHFCTRHTKAPIWTVQFHPEFTERVREQPSDWSDGEYSFEECNATRVLENFEVYCHR; via the coding sequence ATGATACTTGTGCTTGATGACGAAGTGAGGCCAAAATATCGCTATCTCGGTCCAGAGATTGCCCACTTTATCGATGAAAGTGAATATCACGTCTATGCTGAAGACCGCGACCACCCTCCGATCGAAGACTACGATGGCATCGTTATCAGCGGGAGTACAGCGAGTGTGTATGAGGAAGGTTATCCTTGGTTTGAGGCACAGATGGAACTCGTAAAAAAGTGTCTCGATCATCAGGTTCCTCTGCTGGGCGTTTGCTTCGGTCATCAACTTATTAATTTCGCGCTTGGAGGTGAGGTCATCGAGGACCGGCGACGAGCGACGTTTGTTGAAATGACGACTGTCGAATCGACCGACCCCGTACTGGAGGGGATCGAATCGATTGTCCCTGTCCTTCACTCTGATCTCGTCGTCGAACCCGGTGCTGAGATGGAAGTTATTGCTGAGACAGATTATAACGAGCATTTCTGTACTCGTCACACCAAGGCACCGATCTGGACGGTCCAGTTCCATCCCGAATTCACTGAACGTGTTCGAGAACAACCGAGCGACTGGTCAGACGGTGAGTACTCGTTTGAGGAATGCAACGCGACTAGGGTGCTTGAGAACTTCGAAGTATACTGCCACCGATAA